In Portunus trituberculatus isolate SZX2019 chromosome 44, ASM1759143v1, whole genome shotgun sequence, a single window of DNA contains:
- the LOC123518729 gene encoding uncharacterized protein LOC123518729, with amino-acid sequence MTERNTCGVDTTSSATIHHFRQLFCDLGVPVRLRTDGGPQFVSQEFTAFLERWGVHHNMSTPHYPQSNSQAEAVVKSVKHLIQKVDPTGNLDCEAFDRGLLELHNTANHTGRSLSQILYGHPLRSCVPAHAKAFQKQWQARAESCDRWATVHLQDNMAWYNAHARPLPPLELDAIVHVQDPTTKRWDKVGTVMGIGKSRDYLDKMPSGRTWWRNRRFLRPSMSPPEDRPPTEANPPGAESPQSALPRRSARIKDRRDAQDTVCYEREGGREM; translated from the exons atgac TGAACGTAACACTTGTGGTGTGGATACTACTTCTTCGGCAACTATTCATCACTTCAGGCAGCTCTTTTGTGACCTAGGAGTGCCAGTTCGCCTTCGCACGGACGGCGGCCCACAGTTTGTCAGCCAGGAGTTCACTGCCTTTCTGGAGCGCTGGGGAGTCCACCACAACATGTCGACGCCCCACTACCCACAATCGAACAGTCAAGCAGAGGCTGTTGTGAAGTCTGTTAAGCACCTCATCCAGAAGGTGGACCCTACTGGAAATCTGGATTGTGAGGCGTTCGACAGGGGCCTCCTCGAGCTTCACAACACCGCGAACCACACCGGTCGCTCCCTATCCCAGATCCTCTACGGTCACCCTCTTCGCTCTTGTGTCCCAGCTCACGCAAAGGCTTTCCAAAAGCAGTGGCAGGCCAGAGCAGAGAGCTGTGATCGTTGGGCTACAGTTCACCTACAAGATAATATGGCCTGGTACAACGCACACGCCCGGCCTCTCCCACCGCTGGAGCTCGATGCCATAGTCCATGTCCAGGACCCAACGACGAAGCGCTGGGATAAGGTCGGCACCGTCATGGGCATCGGCAAGTCCCGTGACTACCTTGACAAGATGCCCAGCGGTCGTACCTGGTGGAGGAACCGCCGCTTCCTTCGCCCGTCCATGTCCCCGCCCGAGGACCGGCCGCCCACAGAGGCCAACCCACCCGGAGCAGAATCACCCCAGTCCGCTCTGCCCCGTCGCTCAGCACGCATCAAGGACAGGAGAGACGCTCAAGACACTGTGTGCTATGAGcgtgaaggggggagggagatgtAG